In Nicotiana tabacum cultivar K326 chromosome 11, ASM71507v2, whole genome shotgun sequence, a single window of DNA contains:
- the LOC107781256 gene encoding uncharacterized protein LOC107781256 yields MALTAGSNAYSLSRFYVQAADTKEIKVTTKKETWHGRRELIFSTVIAAVQVNDSKTELLQRYLKKSEENKAKNDKERLDSYYKRNYGDYFGFLEGDLKQKKEQLTEAEQGILKWLETNK; encoded by the exons ATGGCCTTAACTGCTGGAAGTAATGCTTATTCTCTTTCAAGATTTTATGTGCAAGCAGCTGATACCAAAGAAATTAAAGTGACAACAAAAAAAGAGACATGGCATGGAAGGAGAGAGCTTATATTTTCAACAGTTATTGCAGCTGTCCAAGTCAATGATTCTAAAACTGAGCTTCTTCAGA GATATCTCAAGAAGTCAGAAGAGAACAAGGCCAAGAATGATAAGGAG AGATTGGACAGTTACTATAAGCGCAACTACGGAGACTATTTTGGCTTTCTAGAAGGTGACCtaaagcaaaagaaagagcaactcACTGAAGCAGAGCAAGGCATTCTTAAGTGGCTTGAAACCAACAAATGA